In one Diceros bicornis minor isolate mBicDic1 chromosome 2, mDicBic1.mat.cur, whole genome shotgun sequence genomic region, the following are encoded:
- the GHRL gene encoding appetite-regulating hormone yields MPSLGTIRSLLLLSVLWVDLTMAGSSFLSPEHQKVQHRKESKKPPAKLKPRALEGWLPSEDESQAEGAEDELEIKFNAPFDVGIKLSGAQYHQHSQSLGKFLQDILWEEANEDPADK; encoded by the exons ATGCCCTCCCTGGGGACCATCCGCAGCCTGCTACTCCTCAGCGTGCTCTGGGTGGACTTGACCATGGCGGGCTCCAGCTTCCTGAGCCCCGAACACCAGAAAGTGCAG CACAGAAAGGAGTCCAAGAAGCCGCCAGCCAAACTGAAGCCCCGAGCTCTAGAAGGCTGGCTCCCCTCTGAAGACGAAAGTCAGGCGGAAGGAGCAGAGGACGAGCTGGAGATCAAG TTCAACGCCCCCTTTGATGTTGGAATCAAGCTGTCAGGGGCTCAGTATCACCAGCACAGCCAGTCCCTGGGGAAGTTTCTTCAGGACATCCTTTGGGAAGAGGCCAACG AGGACCCGGCCGACAAGTGA